In Streptomyces sp. NBC_01717, one DNA window encodes the following:
- a CDS encoding VOC family protein yields MQKIKTFLWFDNQAEEAANHYVSIFGGDSKVLGVTYYTEASPGEPGAVMTVEFRLAGQEYVALNGGPQFPFTEAISLSVDCESQAEVDELWAKLTDGGEESQCGWLKDKYGLSWQIVPRGLSEALSDPDPAKADRAMKAMLGMKKLDIEALLNA; encoded by the coding sequence ATGCAGAAGATCAAGACCTTCCTGTGGTTCGACAACCAGGCCGAGGAGGCCGCGAACCACTACGTCTCCATCTTCGGAGGGGACTCGAAGGTGCTGGGTGTCACGTACTACACCGAGGCGTCGCCGGGCGAGCCGGGCGCGGTCATGACCGTCGAATTCCGGCTGGCCGGCCAGGAGTACGTCGCACTCAACGGCGGCCCGCAGTTCCCCTTCACCGAAGCGATCTCGCTCTCCGTCGACTGCGAGTCGCAGGCGGAGGTCGACGAACTGTGGGCCAAGCTCACCGACGGCGGCGAGGAGAGCCAGTGCGGCTGGCTCAAGGACAAGTACGGGCTGTCCTGGCAGATCGTCCCGCGCGGGCTGTCCGAGGCACTCTCCGACCCGGACCCGGCCAAGGCGGACCGGGCCATGAAGGCCATGCTCGGCATGAAGAAGCTCGACATCGAGGCGCTGCTCAACGCCTGA
- a CDS encoding RNA polymerase sigma factor, whose translation MAVTEASATAAVEAVFRIESARIIAGVARIVRDVGIAEELAQDALVAALEQWPESGVPDRPGAWLTATAKHRAIDLVRRKETYARKLAEVGRTLEDVQPPGPDDIAGADDIDDDLLRLIFTACHPVLSTEARIALTLRLLGGLTTDEIARAFLVSEPTVAQRIVRAKRTLGRAGVPFEVPYGADRAARLGSVLEVIYLIFNEGYAATAGDDWLRPGLCEDALRLARVLAGLMGQEPEVHGLVALLELQASRTAARTTPDGEPVLLADQNRSRWDRLLIRRGYAALERANALGGAPGPYALQAAIAACHAHAVTYEETDWAVIATLYGLLVKAAPSPVVELNRAVAVSMAEGPEAGLALVDALAGDPALATYHLLPSVRGDLLARLGRADEARAEFARAAGLTRNARERALLLARAEKEGGAPR comes from the coding sequence GTGGCCGTGACGGAAGCAAGCGCGACCGCGGCGGTCGAGGCCGTGTTCAGGATCGAGTCCGCGCGGATCATCGCCGGTGTCGCCCGCATCGTGCGGGACGTGGGCATCGCCGAGGAACTCGCGCAGGACGCCCTGGTCGCGGCGCTGGAGCAGTGGCCGGAGTCGGGTGTCCCGGACCGGCCGGGCGCCTGGCTGACGGCCACCGCCAAGCACCGCGCGATCGATCTGGTCCGCCGCAAGGAGACGTACGCCCGCAAGCTCGCCGAGGTCGGGCGGACCCTGGAGGACGTGCAGCCGCCCGGGCCGGACGACATCGCCGGCGCCGACGACATCGACGACGACCTGCTGCGGCTGATCTTCACCGCGTGTCATCCCGTGCTGTCGACCGAGGCCCGGATCGCGCTCACCCTGCGGCTGCTCGGCGGCCTTACCACCGACGAGATCGCCCGGGCCTTCCTGGTGTCCGAGCCGACCGTCGCCCAGCGCATCGTCCGCGCGAAACGCACCCTGGGCCGGGCCGGCGTCCCCTTCGAAGTGCCGTACGGCGCCGACCGCGCGGCCCGGCTCGGTTCCGTGCTCGAAGTGATCTACCTGATCTTCAACGAGGGGTACGCGGCCACCGCGGGCGACGACTGGCTGCGCCCGGGGCTCTGCGAGGACGCGCTGCGGCTGGCCCGGGTGCTGGCCGGGCTGATGGGGCAGGAACCCGAAGTGCACGGCCTGGTCGCCCTGCTGGAGCTCCAGGCGTCCCGCACCGCGGCCAGGACCACCCCGGACGGCGAGCCCGTCCTGCTCGCCGATCAGAACCGGTCCCGCTGGGACCGGTTGCTGATCCGGCGCGGGTACGCGGCCCTGGAGCGGGCGAACGCGCTGGGCGGGGCCCCCGGCCCGTACGCCCTGCAGGCCGCCATCGCAGCGTGCCACGCCCACGCGGTGACGTACGAGGAGACGGACTGGGCGGTCATCGCCACGCTCTACGGCCTGCTGGTCAAGGCGGCCCCGTCACCGGTGGTGGAACTGAACCGCGCCGTCGCGGTGTCGATGGCCGAGGGGCCCGAGGCCGGGCTCGCACTGGTCGATGCCCTGGCCGGTGACCCGGCGCTGGCGACGTACCACCTGCTGCCGAGTGTGCGCGGCGATCTGCTGGCACGACTCGGGCGCGCGGACGAGGCGCGGGCGGAATTCGCACGGGCGGCGGGGCTGACCCGTAACGCACGCGAGCGGGCGCTGCTGCTGGCGCGGGCGGAGAAGGAGGGCGGCGCGCCGCGATGA
- a CDS encoding YciI family protein gives MPRFLSMIRIDEQNLPAQTPDPEFEARMGALFEEITKAGVMLDTAGLAPTSQGTRVSWEDGKLSYTDGPFTETKEVVGGYALMQCKDKAEALEWTKRFLEVHPDNWTVTAEVREIAEG, from the coding sequence ATGCCGCGCTTCCTGTCGATGATCCGCATCGATGAGCAGAACCTGCCCGCCCAGACCCCCGACCCCGAGTTCGAGGCGCGCATGGGGGCGCTGTTCGAGGAGATCACCAAGGCCGGGGTCATGCTGGACACCGCGGGGCTCGCCCCCACCTCCCAGGGGACGAGGGTCAGCTGGGAGGACGGCAAGCTGAGCTACACCGACGGACCCTTCACCGAGACGAAGGAAGTCGTCGGCGGTTACGCCCTCATGCAGTGCAAGGACAAGGCCGAGGCGCTGGAGTGGACCAAGCGGTTCCTGGAGGTCCACCCCGACAACTGGACGGTCACCGCCGAGGTCCGCGAGATCGCCGAGGGCTGA
- a CDS encoding LCP family protein: protein MTGDKRRGRSRRLKAAAAVVGCILVLAAAGAGWAYWHLNQNIRSVDIDSALGDDRPARAPVTVPTTAPSASPSASASPLPTGVLNILVLGSDSRSGSENSALGGGDSTGARSDTAMVVHLDADRTKATVVSIPRDTLVTRPSCPTPSGGTTPTTYHAMFNSAYAVGGPVCAVKTVEQLTGVRMDHYIEIDFAGFAGLVDALGGVTVTTTQDIDDDSSHLHLDAGTHRLDGTQALAFARTRHGIGDGSDLGRIKLQQQLVEALLKEAGTTDLLTDPASLYKMADAVTGSLTTDTGLDSLGELRGLAQSLGAVPATGLTTVTMPVVAAPSDPNRVVPQEPAASDLWESLR from the coding sequence GTGACCGGAGACAAGAGACGCGGCCGTTCCCGTCGGCTCAAGGCGGCCGCGGCGGTGGTGGGCTGCATCCTGGTGCTCGCCGCGGCCGGGGCGGGATGGGCGTACTGGCATCTGAACCAGAACATCCGCAGCGTGGACATCGACAGCGCGCTGGGCGACGACCGCCCCGCCAGGGCGCCCGTCACCGTCCCGACCACGGCCCCCTCGGCGTCGCCATCGGCCTCGGCGTCCCCGCTGCCGACGGGCGTGCTGAACATCCTGGTTCTCGGGTCGGACTCGCGCAGCGGCAGCGAGAACTCCGCGCTCGGCGGCGGTGACAGCACGGGCGCCCGCTCCGACACGGCGATGGTCGTCCATCTCGATGCCGACCGTACGAAGGCCACCGTCGTCAGCATTCCGCGCGACACCCTGGTGACGCGTCCCTCGTGTCCGACCCCTTCGGGCGGCACCACTCCGACGACGTACCACGCGATGTTCAACAGCGCGTACGCGGTCGGCGGCCCCGTCTGCGCGGTCAAGACGGTGGAGCAGCTCACCGGAGTCCGGATGGACCACTACATCGAGATCGACTTCGCCGGCTTCGCCGGTCTCGTCGACGCGCTGGGCGGGGTGACCGTCACCACGACGCAGGACATCGACGACGACAGCAGTCATCTCCACCTCGACGCGGGCACGCACCGGCTCGACGGCACCCAGGCCCTGGCCTTCGCCCGCACCCGCCACGGGATCGGCGACGGCAGCGACCTGGGCCGGATAAAGCTCCAGCAACAGCTGGTCGAGGCGCTGCTGAAGGAGGCCGGGACGACCGATCTGCTGACCGACCCGGCCAGCCTTTACAAGATGGCGGACGCGGTCACCGGCAGTCTGACCACGGACACCGGCCTCGACTCGCTGGGCGAGCTGAGGGGCCTGGCGCAGAGCCTGGGCGCCGTCCCCGCGACCGGGCTGACCACGGTCACCATGCCCGTCGTCGCGGCCCCGTCCGACCCCAACCGGGTGGTGCCGCAGGAGCCCGCCGCGAGCGACCTCTGGGAGTCCCTGAGATAA
- the tsaD gene encoding tRNA (adenosine(37)-N6)-threonylcarbamoyltransferase complex transferase subunit TsaD, producing the protein MADEPLVLGIETSCDETGVGIVRGTTLLADAIASSVDTHARFGGVVPEIASRAHLESMVPTIERALKEAGISARDLDGIAVTAGPGLAGALLVGVSAAKAYAYALNKPLYGVNHLASHICVDQLEHGPLPEPTMALLVSGGHSSLLLAPDITNDVRPMGATIDDAAGEAFDKIARVLNLGFPGGPVIDRLAKEGDPKAIAFPRGLSGSRDPAYDFSFSGLKTSVARWVEAKRAAGEEVPVRDVAASFQEAVVDVLTRKAVRACKDEGVDHLMIGGGVAANSRLRALAQERCERAGIRLRVPRPGLCTDNGAMVAALGAEMVARNRSASDLELSADSSLPVTDTHVPGSAHHHDHDHVHEVSKDNLYS; encoded by the coding sequence ATGGCTGACGAACCGCTCGTACTCGGCATCGAGACCTCCTGCGACGAGACCGGCGTCGGAATCGTCCGCGGTACGACGCTGCTCGCCGACGCCATCGCGTCCAGCGTCGACACCCACGCCCGCTTCGGCGGCGTGGTCCCGGAGATCGCCTCCCGCGCCCACCTGGAGTCGATGGTCCCCACCATCGAACGCGCCCTGAAGGAAGCCGGCATCAGCGCCCGCGACCTCGACGGCATCGCCGTCACGGCCGGTCCAGGGCTCGCGGGCGCGCTGCTCGTCGGCGTCTCTGCGGCGAAGGCGTACGCGTACGCGCTGAACAAACCGCTGTACGGGGTGAACCACCTCGCCTCGCACATCTGCGTCGACCAGCTGGAGCACGGCCCGCTGCCCGAGCCGACGATGGCGCTGCTGGTCAGTGGCGGCCACTCGTCGCTGCTGCTCGCGCCGGACATCACCAACGACGTGCGGCCGATGGGCGCGACCATCGACGACGCGGCGGGCGAGGCCTTCGACAAGATCGCCCGGGTGCTGAACCTCGGCTTCCCCGGCGGGCCGGTCATCGACCGGCTGGCGAAGGAGGGCGACCCGAAGGCCATCGCGTTCCCGCGCGGACTGAGCGGCTCGCGGGACCCCGCGTACGACTTCTCCTTCTCCGGCCTGAAGACATCCGTCGCCCGCTGGGTCGAGGCGAAGCGGGCCGCGGGCGAGGAGGTGCCGGTACGGGATGTGGCGGCGTCCTTCCAGGAGGCCGTGGTGGATGTGCTCACCCGCAAGGCCGTCCGGGCCTGCAAGGACGAGGGCGTCGACCACCTGATGATCGGCGGCGGGGTCGCGGCCAACTCGCGGCTGCGGGCGCTGGCCCAGGAGCGGTGCGAGCGGGCCGGTATCCGGCTGCGGGTGCCGCGGCCGGGGCTGTGCACGGACAACGGTGCGATGGTCGCGGCGCTGGGTGCCGAGATGGTGGCCCGCAACCGGTCGGCGTCGGACCTGGAACTGTCGGCGGACTCGTCGCTTCCGGTGACGGACACGCATGTGCCGGGCAGCGCGCACCACCACGACCACGATCATGTGCACGAGGTCAGCAAGGACAACCTCTACTCATGA
- the rimI gene encoding ribosomal protein S18-alanine N-acetyltransferase encodes MTPPTAVLREMRWWDIDPVLELEHELFPEDAWSAGMFWSELAHARGPQATRRYVVAESPVTGRIVGYAGLAAAGDLADVQTIGVTRDHWGGGLGSELLTDLLKHATAFECAEVLLEVRVDNTRAQKLYERFGFEPIGFRRGYYQPGNIDALVMRLTVQEPAQEPVQETETD; translated from the coding sequence GTGACGCCCCCGACTGCCGTACTGCGTGAAATGCGCTGGTGGGACATCGATCCGGTACTGGAGCTCGAACACGAGCTGTTCCCGGAGGACGCCTGGTCGGCCGGTATGTTCTGGTCCGAGCTGGCGCACGCGCGCGGCCCGCAGGCGACCCGGCGCTACGTCGTCGCCGAGTCCCCGGTCACCGGCCGGATCGTCGGGTACGCGGGGCTCGCCGCGGCCGGTGACCTCGCCGACGTCCAGACGATCGGGGTCACCCGCGACCACTGGGGAGGCGGGCTCGGCTCCGAACTCCTCACCGACCTGCTGAAGCACGCCACGGCCTTCGAGTGCGCCGAGGTGCTGCTCGAGGTACGGGTCGACAACACCCGCGCGCAGAAGCTGTACGAACGCTTCGGCTTCGAACCGATCGGCTTCCGCCGCGGCTACTACCAGCCGGGCAACATCGACGCGCTCGTCATGCGCCTGACGGTGCAAGAGCCCGCACAAGAGCCCGTACAAGAGACAGAGACTGACTGA
- the tsaB gene encoding tRNA (adenosine(37)-N6)-threonylcarbamoyltransferase complex dimerization subunit type 1 TsaB translates to MLLLAVDTATPAVTVALHDGTAVVAESSQVDARRHGELLLPAVDRVLGEAGTGLDAVTGVVVGVGPGPYTGLRVGLVTAATFGSVLSVPVYGLCTLDALAYAAGRSGLEGPFAVATDARRKEVYWARYEDPRTRTGEPAVDRPADIAEQLAGLPVVGAGAALYPDAFPDARGPEHVSAGALAALAAERLAAGAQLLPPQPLYLRRPDAQVPKNYKVVTPK, encoded by the coding sequence GTGCTCTTGCTCGCTGTGGATACCGCCACCCCCGCCGTCACCGTTGCCCTGCACGACGGGACCGCCGTCGTCGCCGAGTCGAGTCAGGTCGACGCCCGACGGCACGGGGAGCTGTTGCTGCCCGCTGTCGACCGGGTCCTCGGCGAGGCCGGGACTGGACTCGACGCCGTGACCGGGGTGGTCGTGGGCGTCGGCCCGGGACCGTACACGGGCCTGCGGGTCGGGCTGGTGACGGCCGCGACGTTCGGCTCGGTGCTCTCCGTGCCGGTGTACGGGCTGTGCACGCTGGACGCCCTCGCGTACGCCGCCGGGCGCAGCGGCCTGGAGGGGCCGTTCGCCGTCGCGACGGACGCCCGCCGCAAGGAGGTCTACTGGGCGCGGTACGAGGACCCGCGTACCCGCACCGGTGAACCCGCCGTCGACCGGCCGGCAGACATCGCCGAACAGCTCGCCGGTCTTCCGGTGGTCGGGGCGGGCGCGGCGCTCTACCCCGACGCGTTCCCGGACGCCCGCGGTCCCGAGCATGTCTCCGCGGGTGCGCTCGCAGCTCTGGCCGCAGAGCGTCTTGCCGCGGGAGCGCAGCTGCTGCCGCCGCAGCCGCTGTATCTGCGCAGGCCCGACGCCCAGGTCCCGAAGAACTACAAGGTGGTCACCCCGAAGTGA
- the tsaE gene encoding tRNA (adenosine(37)-N6)-threonylcarbamoyltransferase complex ATPase subunit type 1 TsaE: MEAPHNSLAADAANAPVAPAAPGETQAGAVPAGETPVTARLDVISPEQMQALGRRIAGLLRPGDLVMLSGELGAGKTTLTRGLGEGLGVRGAVTSPTFVIARVHPSLGTGPALVHVDAYRLGGGLDEMEDLDLDVSLPDSVVVVEWGDGKVEELSDDRLHVVIHRAVGDTDDERRSVTLVGIGARWSGLRAELEAAH, translated from the coding sequence ATGGAAGCACCGCACAACAGCCTGGCGGCTGACGCCGCGAACGCCCCGGTTGCGCCCGCCGCGCCCGGGGAGACGCAGGCCGGAGCAGTCCCGGCCGGGGAGACCCCGGTGACCGCCCGCCTCGACGTCATCTCCCCCGAACAGATGCAGGCCCTGGGCCGTCGGATCGCCGGCCTGCTGCGCCCCGGCGACCTCGTGATGCTCAGCGGTGAGCTCGGCGCCGGGAAGACGACGCTGACCCGGGGCCTCGGTGAGGGGCTCGGGGTGCGTGGCGCCGTGACCTCTCCCACCTTTGTGATCGCCCGCGTCCACCCGTCGCTGGGCACCGGCCCGGCGCTCGTCCATGTCGACGCGTACCGGCTGGGCGGCGGGCTCGACGAGATGGAGGACCTGGACCTCGACGTGTCGCTGCCGGATTCGGTGGTGGTCGTGGAGTGGGGCGACGGCAAGGTCGAGGAGTTGTCGGACGACCGGCTGCACGTGGTGATCCACCGTGCGGTCGGCGACACGGACGACGAACGGCGCTCGGTGACGCTGGTCGGGATCGGGGCGCGCTGGTCCGGGCTGCGGGCGGAGCTCGAAGCGGCGCACTGA
- a CDS encoding alpha/beta fold hydrolase — protein MSESSAGDAMATAAAVAVGWRRAGIAGAAIGVIAAGAAAGVAVERMTVGRGMRRRARLALDASGPYGSLRGMPGRATADDGTELYYETDEVEPDGGTGAGTRPGAGAGAAGTGPRRRRLFGRKAPGPVTVVFSHGYCLSQDSWHFQRAALRGLVRTVHWDQRSHGRSERGRAQAEGVTVGIDQLGRDLKAVIDAAAPEGRLLLVGHSMGGMTIMALADQYPQLIRDRVAAVAFVGTSSGKLGEVSFGLPVAGVNAVRRVLPGVLKALGSQAELVERGRRATADLFAGLIKRYSFGSRDVDPAVERFAERLIESTPIDVVAEFYPAFTEHDKSAALPAFRDIPVLILAGDKDLVTPSSHSEAIADELPDAELVIVPDAGHLVMLEHPETVTDRMADLLVRIGAVPAAANVGGHGSTAQQPGG, from the coding sequence GTGAGCGAGAGCAGTGCGGGGGACGCGATGGCGACGGCGGCCGCGGTGGCGGTCGGCTGGCGCCGGGCAGGCATTGCCGGAGCCGCCATAGGCGTGATCGCGGCCGGTGCGGCGGCCGGTGTCGCGGTCGAGCGGATGACTGTCGGCCGGGGCATGCGCCGGAGGGCCAGGCTGGCGCTGGACGCCTCGGGGCCGTACGGGTCGCTGCGAGGCATGCCCGGCCGGGCCACCGCCGACGACGGCACCGAGCTGTACTACGAGACCGACGAGGTCGAACCGGACGGTGGTACGGGCGCGGGCACCCGACCGGGGGCGGGTGCCGGGGCCGCCGGTACCGGACCGCGGCGGCGCCGGCTCTTCGGCCGCAAGGCCCCCGGGCCCGTCACCGTCGTCTTCAGCCACGGCTACTGCCTCAGCCAGGACTCCTGGCACTTCCAGCGGGCGGCGCTGCGCGGCCTGGTGCGCACCGTGCACTGGGACCAGCGCAGCCACGGCCGCTCCGAGCGCGGCCGGGCCCAGGCCGAGGGTGTGACGGTCGGCATCGACCAGCTCGGCCGCGACCTGAAGGCGGTCATCGACGCGGCCGCCCCCGAGGGCCGGCTGCTGCTGGTCGGGCACTCGATGGGCGGCATGACGATCATGGCGCTCGCCGATCAGTACCCGCAGCTGATCCGGGACCGGGTCGCCGCCGTCGCGTTCGTCGGCACGTCGAGCGGGAAGCTCGGCGAGGTCAGCTTCGGGCTGCCGGTCGCGGGCGTGAACGCCGTGCGACGGGTGCTGCCCGGGGTGCTGAAGGCGCTCGGCTCGCAGGCGGAGCTGGTGGAGCGGGGCAGACGGGCGACCGCCGATCTCTTCGCCGGGCTCATCAAGCGGTACTCGTTCGGTTCGCGGGACGTGGATCCGGCGGTCGAGAGGTTCGCCGAGCGGCTGATCGAGTCCACCCCGATCGATGTGGTCGCGGAGTTCTACCCGGCCTTCACCGAGCACGACAAGAGTGCGGCGCTGCCCGCGTTCCGCGACATCCCGGTGCTGATCCTGGCGGGTGACAAGGACCTGGTGACGCCCAGTTCGCACAGCGAGGCCATCGCCGACGAGCTGCCGGACGCGGAGCTGGTCATCGTGCCGGACGCCGGGCATCTGGTGATGCTGGAGCACCCGGAGACGGTGACGGACCGCATGGCGGACCTGCTGGTCCGGATCGGAGCCGTACCGGCAGCGGCTAACGTTGGCGGGCATGGAAGCACCGCACAACAGCCTGGCGGCTGA
- the alr gene encoding alanine racemase encodes MNETASLRARAEIDLAALRANVRALRARAAGAQLMAVVKSDAYGHGAVPCARAALEAGATWLGTATPHEALALRAAGLGGRVLCWLWTPGGPWREAIEADIDVSVSGMWALREVVAAAEEAGRPARIQLKADTGLGRNGCQPSDWPELVAAARTAEQAGTVRITGLWSHFACADEPGHPSIAAQLGVYRDMVAYAEKAGVEPEVRHMANSPATLTVPESHFDLVRTGIAMYGISPSPELGTPADFGLRPVMTLAASVALVKQVPAGHGVSYGHHYTTSAETTLGLIPLGYADGIPRHASGRGPVLVGGALRRVAGRVAMDQFVVDLGGDVVEVGSDAVLFGPGDRGEPSAEDWAEAAGTIAYEIVTRIGGRVPRVYVNETPAEENDAQAGPDGIRADENETPPDPT; translated from the coding sequence ATGAACGAGACAGCGTCCTTGAGAGCCCGAGCCGAGATCGACCTCGCCGCACTGCGCGCCAACGTGCGTGCGCTGCGTGCCCGGGCGGCCGGCGCGCAACTCATGGCCGTCGTCAAGTCCGACGCGTACGGGCACGGGGCGGTGCCCTGTGCCAGGGCCGCGCTCGAAGCCGGGGCGACCTGGCTCGGCACCGCGACGCCGCACGAGGCACTGGCCCTGCGCGCCGCCGGGCTCGGCGGCCGGGTGTTGTGCTGGCTGTGGACGCCGGGCGGCCCTTGGCGCGAGGCGATCGAGGCCGACATCGATGTGTCGGTGAGCGGTATGTGGGCGCTGCGCGAGGTCGTCGCCGCGGCCGAGGAGGCCGGCCGCCCGGCCCGCATCCAGCTCAAGGCCGACACAGGTCTCGGGCGGAACGGCTGCCAGCCCTCCGACTGGCCGGAGCTGGTCGCCGCCGCCCGCACCGCCGAGCAGGCGGGCACGGTCCGGATCACCGGTCTCTGGTCCCACTTCGCCTGCGCCGACGAGCCGGGCCACCCGTCGATCGCCGCCCAGCTGGGCGTGTACCGGGACATGGTGGCGTACGCGGAGAAGGCGGGCGTCGAACCCGAGGTACGGCACATGGCGAACTCTCCGGCGACGCTGACGGTCCCCGAGTCGCACTTCGACCTGGTACGGACCGGGATCGCCATGTACGGCATCTCGCCCAGCCCCGAGCTCGGCACCCCGGCGGACTTCGGGCTGCGCCCGGTGATGACGCTCGCCGCGTCGGTCGCCCTGGTCAAGCAGGTGCCGGCGGGTCACGGGGTCAGCTACGGGCACCACTACACGACGTCCGCCGAGACGACGCTCGGCCTGATCCCGCTCGGCTACGCGGACGGCATCCCGCGCCACGCCTCCGGGCGCGGCCCGGTCCTCGTCGGCGGCGCCCTGCGGCGGGTCGCGGGCCGGGTGGCGATGGACCAGTTCGTCGTCGACCTCGGTGGGGACGTCGTCGAGGTGGGCAGCGACGCGGTGCTGTTCGGCCCGGGGGACCGGGGTGAGCCGAGCGCCGAGGACTGGGCGGAGGCGGCCGGCACGATCGCGTACGAGATCGTCACCCGCATCGGCGGGCGGGTACCGCGCGTCTATGTGAACGAGACCCCGGCCGAGGAGAACGACGCCCAGGCCGGCCCGGACGGGATCCGGGCCGACGAGAACGAGACCCCGCCCGATCCGACCTGA
- a CDS encoding DUF488 domain-containing protein: MRAGEEWSRVGSSSVRVRRVYDPQEDGDGTRVLVDRLWPRGVAKERARIDRWLKDLTPSNELRSWYHEDRTGTRYDDFVDRYRAELADPVHTAAVDELVELVRAGGPVTLVTAVKDVPHSHVPVLVDHVEHELRHR, encoded by the coding sequence ATGAGAGCCGGTGAGGAGTGGTCGAGGGTGGGCAGCAGTTCCGTACGGGTACGCCGGGTGTACGACCCGCAGGAGGACGGTGACGGCACCCGCGTCCTCGTCGACCGGCTCTGGCCCCGAGGCGTCGCCAAGGAGCGGGCAAGGATCGACCGGTGGCTCAAGGACCTCACCCCGTCGAACGAACTCCGCTCCTGGTACCACGAGGACCGCACCGGCACGCGCTACGACGACTTCGTCGACCGCTACCGCGCCGAGCTCGCCGACCCCGTGCACACCGCGGCGGTGGATGAGCTGGTGGAACTGGTCCGCGCGGGCGGGCCGGTGACCCTGGTCACGGCGGTGAAGGACGTCCCGCACAGTCATGTCCCGGTCCTCGTCGACCATGTGGAACATGAGCTGCGCCACCGGTGA
- a CDS encoding NAD(P)H-hydrate dehydratase, producing MRTAYSVETVRAAERALMARLPDGALMQRAAAGLAAACADLLRRSGRVYGSRVVLLVGSGDNGGDALYAGARLARRGAGVRALLTAPDRAHEGGVAALRAAGGRVDGADRVSTDLIGRVDLVVDGITGIGGRGGLREGAAALVRALEATGAPIVAVDLPSGVEADTGEVLGDAVRADATVTFGTYKPGLLIDPAADRAGALHLVDIGLDAELPGVPDLEALQYADVAALLPVPASESDKYRRGVVGIVAGSARYPGAAVLAVGGALRGGAGAVRYVGPGADAVIARHPETLVHSGPPSKAGRVQAWVVGPGLGDGTAAVSAVADVLAADVPVLVDADGLRLLDASVVRSRTAPTLLTPHAGEAAALLGVPREEVEAGRLAAVRELAARYRATVLLKGSTTLVATDTEHTPVRVNPTGTSWLATAGSGDVLSGLTGSLLAAGLGPRDAASVGAHLHGLAARHASDGGPVAAQDVADAIPAAWRDVRA from the coding sequence ATGCGAACTGCGTACAGCGTGGAGACCGTACGAGCCGCCGAGCGCGCCCTGATGGCACGGCTGCCCGACGGTGCCCTGATGCAGCGGGCCGCCGCGGGTCTCGCGGCGGCCTGTGCCGATCTGCTGCGGCGGAGCGGCCGGGTGTACGGGTCCCGGGTCGTCCTGCTCGTCGGCAGCGGCGACAACGGCGGCGACGCGCTGTACGCGGGGGCCCGGCTGGCCCGGCGCGGCGCGGGCGTCCGCGCCCTGCTGACCGCGCCGGACCGGGCCCACGAGGGCGGGGTCGCGGCGCTCCGCGCGGCCGGCGGGCGTGTGGACGGCGCCGACCGGGTGAGCACGGACCTGATCGGCCGTGTCGATCTCGTCGTCGACGGCATCACCGGCATCGGCGGCCGTGGCGGGCTGCGTGAGGGCGCGGCCGCGTTGGTGCGGGCCCTCGAGGCGACCGGGGCGCCGATCGTCGCCGTCGATCTGCCCAGCGGTGTCGAGGCGGACACCGGTGAGGTGCTCGGCGACGCCGTGCGGGCCGATGCGACGGTCACCTTCGGCACGTACAAACCGGGGCTGCTCATCGATCCGGCCGCCGACCGGGCGGGCGCGCTGCACCTCGTCGACATCGGGCTCGACGCCGAGCTGCCCGGCGTACCCGATCTGGAGGCGCTGCAGTACGCGGACGTCGCCGCGCTGCTGCCCGTTCCGGCCAGTGAGAGCGACAAGTACCGGCGCGGGGTCGTCGGCATCGTCGCCGGGTCCGCGCGGTATCCGGGGGCGGCGGTGCTCGCCGTCGGCGGGGCACTGCGGGGCGGGGCCGGGGCGGTGCGGTACGTCGGCCCGGGCGCCGACGCCGTGATCGCCCGGCACCCCGAGACCCTGGTCCACTCGGGGCCGCCGTCGAAGGCGGGGCGGGTGCAGGCATGGGTCGTCGGCCCCGGGCTCGGTGACGGTACGGCGGCCGTCTCGGCGGTCGCCGACGTGCTGGCCGCCGATGTCCCGGTGCTGGTGGACGCGGACGGGCTGCGACTGCTCGACGCCTCCGTCGTGCGGTCGCGCACCGCTCCGACGCTGCTCACCCCGCACGCCGGGGAGGCTGCCGCGCTGCTGGGCGTCCCGCGCGAGGAGGTCGAGGCGGGGCGGCTCGCCGCCGTACGGGAACTCGCCGCCCGTTACCGCGCCACCGTGCTGCTCAAGGGGTCGACGACGCTGGTCGCCACCGACACCGAGCACACTCCCGTACGGGTCAATCCGACCGGCACCTCCTGGCTGGCCACGGCGGGCAGCGGCGACGTCCTCTCCGGGCTGACGGGATCCCTGCTGGCCGCAGGCCTCGGCCCGCGCGACGCCGCCTCCGTCGGTGCCCATCTGCACGGTCTGGCGGCCCGGCACGCCTCGGACGGCGGCCCGGTCGCCGCGCAGGACGTCGCGGACGCGATCCCGGCGGCGTGGCGGGACGTACGGGCCTGA